One segment of Streptomyces sp. NBC_01463 DNA contains the following:
- a CDS encoding DUF2252 domain-containing protein, producing the protein MSESEVTVPVQRAVEDGPRIPAVPGFAPRGGGADRSGPSSLRDAGKALRERVPRSSHGSLVLPSGRPDAVRAVEESNQGRVPGLTPIRVGRMAATPFAFLRGSAGLMAHDLVGTPVTGVAAQLCGDAHAANFGLYGDARGSLVIDLNDFDETVAGPWEWDLKRLATSLVLAGREAGADEDTCRRGAYDTVGAYRRTMRLLAKLPALDAWNAIADEELVSHTDARDLLGTLERVSEKARNNTSARFAAKSTEDSADGGRRFVDAPPVLRRVPDQEAAAVAAGLGDYLGTVSEDRVPLLARYAIHDVAFRVVGTGSVGTRSYVVLLLDHRGEPLVLQVKEARPSVLAPYLPAVGFGVPEVEHEGRRVVLGQKRMQVVSDILLGWATVDGRPFQVRQFRNRKGSVDPAALAADQVDDYGRMTGALLARAHAHSADPRLIAGYCGKNDELDEAVASFAVTYADRTEADHAELVQAIGAGRIAAELGV; encoded by the coding sequence ATGAGCGAGAGCGAAGTGACCGTGCCGGTACAGCGGGCGGTCGAGGACGGTCCGCGCATTCCGGCCGTGCCCGGGTTCGCCCCCCGCGGGGGCGGGGCGGACCGGAGCGGGCCGTCGTCGTTGAGAGACGCGGGCAAGGCGCTGCGCGAGCGCGTGCCACGCTCGTCGCACGGCTCTCTGGTGCTTCCGTCGGGCCGGCCCGACGCGGTGCGGGCGGTCGAGGAGTCGAACCAGGGCCGGGTGCCGGGTCTGACGCCGATACGGGTGGGCCGGATGGCGGCCACGCCGTTCGCCTTTCTGCGGGGTTCGGCCGGGCTGATGGCCCATGACCTGGTGGGGACGCCCGTCACCGGGGTGGCCGCGCAGCTCTGCGGCGACGCGCACGCGGCGAATTTCGGGCTGTACGGCGATGCGCGGGGCAGCCTGGTCATCGACCTGAACGACTTCGACGAGACCGTGGCGGGCCCGTGGGAGTGGGACCTCAAGCGGCTGGCCACCTCGCTGGTGCTCGCGGGCCGCGAGGCCGGGGCGGACGAGGACACCTGCCGCAGGGGCGCCTACGACACGGTGGGCGCGTACCGGCGGACGATGCGGCTGCTGGCGAAGCTCCCCGCGCTCGACGCGTGGAACGCCATCGCCGACGAGGAACTGGTCTCGCACACGGACGCGCGGGATCTGCTCGGCACGCTGGAGCGGGTGTCGGAGAAGGCGCGCAACAACACGAGCGCCCGCTTCGCCGCGAAGTCGACGGAGGACTCCGCGGACGGCGGGCGCCGCTTCGTCGACGCGCCGCCGGTGCTGCGCCGGGTGCCGGACCAGGAGGCCGCAGCCGTGGCGGCGGGGCTCGGTGACTATCTGGGGACCGTTTCCGAGGACCGGGTGCCGTTGCTGGCCCGGTACGCGATCCATGACGTGGCGTTCCGGGTGGTCGGCACGGGGAGCGTGGGAACCCGGTCGTACGTGGTTCTGCTGCTGGATCACCGGGGTGAGCCGCTGGTCCTCCAGGTGAAGGAGGCCAGGCCGTCGGTGCTGGCGCCCTATCTGCCCGCCGTGGGCTTCGGCGTGCCGGAGGTGGAGCACGAGGGCCGCCGGGTGGTGCTCGGGCAGAAGCGGATGCAGGTCGTCAGCGACATCCTGCTGGGCTGGGCGACCGTGGACGGGCGGCCGTTCCAGGTGCGGCAGTTCAGGAACCGCAAGGGCAGCGTCGACCCGGCGGCACTCGCGGCCGACCAGGTCGACGACTACGGCCGGATGACCGGTGCCCTGCTGGCGCGCGCCCACGCACACAGCGCCGACCCGCGGCTGATCGCGGGCTACTGCGGAAAGAACGACGAGCTGGACGAGGCGGTGGCGTCGTTCGCGGTGACGTACGCCGACCGGACCGAGGCGGACCACGCGGAGCTGGTGCAGGCCATCGGGGCAGGGCGGATAGCCGCCGAGCTGGGGGTGTGA
- a CDS encoding rhodanese-like domain-containing protein, producing the protein MNFAQLPAVDATAVPADGFVLDVREADEWAAGHVDGALHIPMSDFVGRFGELAEAVEDGRRVHVMCRVGGRSAQVTQYLVQQGIDAVNIDGGMLAWDGAGRPMVSDSGDPAFVV; encoded by the coding sequence ATGAATTTCGCCCAGCTTCCCGCGGTCGACGCCACGGCGGTGCCGGCGGACGGCTTCGTGCTGGACGTCCGGGAGGCCGACGAATGGGCGGCCGGGCATGTCGACGGCGCCCTGCACATCCCGATGAGTGACTTCGTCGGCCGGTTCGGCGAGCTGGCCGAGGCGGTGGAGGACGGCCGGCGCGTGCACGTGATGTGCCGGGTCGGCGGCCGGTCCGCCCAGGTCACCCAGTACCTGGTGCAGCAGGGCATCGACGCCGTGAACATCGACGGCGGCATGCTCGCCTGGGACGGTGCGGGGCGCCCGATGGTCAGCGACAGCGGTGACCCCGCGTTCGTCGTCTGA
- a CDS encoding acyl-CoA dehydrogenase family protein → MDFTFTEEQQAAAEAARAVFSGVAPDAVPSPALVPGAVADDIDRPLWAGLAAGDLLSLTLAPEHGGAGLDMVALCLVLRESAKVLARVPLLETCAVAMTLQRYGDRALAAELLPGVGRGELVLTVGANGRTGHDPAELAVTARPDGTTTSGTTSGNAGSGNGDGTGGGSHWVLDGVQSGVPWAQAADWIAVPAHTGDGRAVLALVRRGHDGVTIAEQVSTNGELFGEVRLDGVRIESSELIEAADAWEWLHSLLTTGTCALALGLGEAVLAMTSEYTGKREQFGFPVATFQSVAVQAADRYIDLRAMEVTLWQAAWRIAVGGAGALPPAGDVAVAKIWASDGVRRVVQTAQHLHGGFGADTDYPLHRFHAWAKQIELSLGPAAAHEEALGDLLAAHPLG, encoded by the coding sequence GTGGACTTCACCTTCACCGAGGAACAGCAGGCAGCCGCAGAGGCGGCACGAGCGGTTTTCTCGGGCGTCGCCCCTGATGCGGTGCCCAGTCCGGCGCTCGTGCCGGGGGCGGTGGCCGACGACATCGACCGGCCGCTGTGGGCCGGTCTCGCCGCCGGTGACCTGCTGAGCCTGACACTGGCGCCGGAGCACGGGGGCGCGGGCCTCGACATGGTCGCGCTCTGCCTGGTGCTCCGCGAGTCCGCCAAGGTACTCGCCCGGGTTCCCCTGCTGGAGACGTGCGCGGTCGCGATGACGCTCCAGCGTTACGGGGACCGGGCTCTGGCGGCAGAGCTCCTGCCGGGCGTCGGACGGGGAGAACTGGTCCTCACGGTCGGGGCCAACGGCCGCACCGGCCATGACCCCGCCGAACTCGCCGTCACCGCAAGGCCGGACGGCACCACCACCAGCGGCACCACCAGCGGCAACGCCGGTAGCGGGAACGGTGACGGGACCGGCGGCGGGTCGCACTGGGTGCTCGACGGGGTGCAGTCGGGAGTGCCGTGGGCTCAGGCCGCGGACTGGATCGCGGTGCCCGCCCACACCGGGGACGGCCGGGCCGTCCTGGCCCTGGTACGCCGCGGCCACGACGGCGTCACCATCGCCGAGCAGGTCTCCACCAACGGCGAACTCTTCGGCGAGGTACGGCTCGACGGGGTACGGATCGAGAGCAGCGAGCTGATCGAGGCTGCCGACGCCTGGGAATGGCTGCACTCCCTGCTCACCACCGGAACGTGCGCCCTCGCGCTGGGGCTCGGTGAGGCCGTACTGGCCATGACGAGCGAGTACACCGGCAAGCGCGAACAGTTCGGCTTCCCTGTGGCGACCTTCCAGTCCGTCGCCGTACAGGCCGCCGACCGCTACATCGATCTGCGGGCCATGGAGGTGACCCTCTGGCAGGCGGCCTGGCGGATCGCAGTCGGCGGTGCGGGCGCGCTGCCGCCGGCGGGTGATGTCGCGGTGGCGAAGATCTGGGCGTCCGACGGGGTCCGCCGGGTCGTGCAGACGGCACAGCACCTGCACGGCGGCTTCGGCGCGGACACCGACTACCCCCTGCACCGCTTCCACGCCTGGGCGAAGCAGATCGAGCTCTCCCTAGGCCCGGCGGCAGCCCACGAAGAGGCTCTGGGCGACCTGCTGGCCGCCCACCCCCTCGGCTGA